A genomic window from Motacilla alba alba isolate MOTALB_02 chromosome 2, Motacilla_alba_V1.0_pri, whole genome shotgun sequence includes:
- the AQP1 gene encoding aquaporin-1 produces MASEFRKKIFWRAVVAEFLAMSLFIFISIGSALGFNFPVVANKTSTRSQDNVKVSLAFGLSIATMAQSVGHISGAHLNPAVTLGLLLSCQISIFKALMYILAQCLGAVVATAILSGVTSSLPGNSLGLNALSEGINAGQGLGIEIIATFQLVLCVLATTDRRRNDVSGSAPLAIGLSVALGHLLAIDYTGCGINPARSFGSALIANNFENHWIFWVGPIIGGASAALIYDFILAPRTSDLTDRMKVWTSGQVEEYDLEGDDMNSRVEMKPK; encoded by the exons atggCTAGtgaattcagaaagaaaatattctggagGGCAGTGGTGGCTGAGTTCCTGGCCATgagccttttcatttttatcagcattggctcagctctgggcttcAACTTCCCCGTGGTGGCCAACAAAACATCAACGAGGTCTCAGGACAACGTGAAGGTTTCTCTGGCTTTTGGGTTATCCATCGCTACCATGGCCCAGAGCGTGGGCCACATCAGTGGGGCACACCTGAACCCAGCTgtcaccctggggctgctgctcagctgccagATCAGCATCTTCAAGGCGCTCATGTACATCCTCGCCCAGTGCCTGGGGGCAGTGGTGGCCACAGCCATTCTCTCAGGAGTCACCTCCTCTCTCCCAGGAAACTCCCTGGGGCTTAATGCT CTTTCAGAGGGAATCAATGCAGGCCAAGGGCTGGGAATTGAAATCATTGCCACCTTCCAGCTGGTGCTCTGCGTCCTGGCCACCACAGACCGGAGAAGGAATGACGTTTCGGGATCGGCACCTTTGGCCATTGGTCTCTCCGTTGCCTTGGGCCATCTTCTTGCT ATTGATTACACCGGCTGTGGGATTAACCCAGCCAGATCTTTCGGCTCAGCGCTCATCGCCAACAACTTTGAAAATCACTGG ATTTTCTGGGTTGGCCCAATCATTGGAGGAGCAAGTGCTGCCCTGATTTACGACTTCATCCTGGCGCCCAGAACCAGCGACCTCACCGACCGCATGAAGGTGTGGACCAGTGGCCAAGTAGAAGAATATGACCTGGAAGGGGATGATATGAACTCCCGGGTTGAAATgaagccaaaataa